In Hermetia illucens chromosome 1, iHerIll2.2.curated.20191125, whole genome shotgun sequence, one genomic interval encodes:
- the LOC119655717 gene encoding uncharacterized protein LOC119655717 isoform X2 codes for MEILNKFLWKIFHASVQGSKLSREAIKQLLESLIVKARLVSQKALIIIYIATLRVIGAISPLSSSILAYDDVCDKLKETGKQLTFIERLLFHLIKLHIHKVEHQRKQGEESEKVIAPAVGSKIEQTPEATPVPESNINKRLLLSERTEPKKRNLMFIGLVFTSATLIYVQFLALVFVLNTAPTPPGLIFMVAGLSFIGYLAFKVFCTNTRASVQASLTKKEASKTEENKDLNNSTRQSRFRIRGTIDFGGKTLSKIKIL; via the exons GTCCAGAGAAGCGATCAAACAGCTGCTGGAATCGTTAATCGTCAAGGCTAGGTTGGTTTCACAGAAAGCTTTAATAATCATCTATATTGCTACGCTCAGGGTTATTGGTGCCATTTCACCCCTTTCCTCAAGTATACTAGCTTATGACGATGTCTGTGATAAACTGaag GAGACAGGAAAACAGCTAACATTCATTGAAAGGCTATTGTTCCATTTAATCAAATTGCACATCCACAAAGTAGAACATCAAAGGAAACAAGGAGAGGAAAGCGAGAAAGTTATTGCACCAGCAGTTGGTTCTAAAATTGAACAAACTCCAGAAGCTACGCCTGTTCCGGAGTCAAATATTAATAAAAGACTTCTGCTATCTGAAAGGACTGAACCCAAGAAACGGAATCTCATGTTCATTGGATTAGTTTTCACTAGCGCCACCTTGATTTACGTCCAATTTTTGGCACTAGTCTTCGTTCTAAATACAGCTCCAACACCTCCTGGTCTGATATTTATGGTTGCCGGTCTATCTTTTATCGGCTATTTAGCATTTAAA GTATTTTGCACGAATACACGAGCTTCCGTGCAGGCAAGCCTGACTAAGAAAGAAGCTAGCAAAACGGAGGAGAATAAAGACTTAAACAACTCGACCAGGCAGAGTCGATTCAGAATCAGGGGGACTATTGACTTCGGCGGAAAAACGCTGAGCAAAATCAAAATACTCTAG